From a region of the Paraburkholderia caribensis genome:
- a CDS encoding ABC transporter ATP-binding protein: protein MKSDDSSARSPARPSTSGSPVAVSMEGVVAKYREQTILHDLSLKIGQGEFITLLGPSGCGKTTLLNLIAGFTQANNGEIFIDGNLVTDLPPHEREIGIVFQNYALFPHMDVARNIGYGLRMRGVPNAEIAQRVEAAMQLVKLGGLGHRKPRELSGGQQQRVALARALVIKPKVLLLDEPFSALDKSLRGAMQVEIREIQRELGVTTVFVTHDQGEALSMSDRIAVMSRGRICQIATPDEVYRRPTDPFVASFLGDVNILPSHFHGEDATHLHLRLGGGIVSLERERLVGGEHGGGRMDIYVRPEHIHFEPLGADSVLTGTVVNHVFQGDHVDTYVDINVVADGSQRVMVRTSGLDSIERFPIGTVTALALPPRNMTVFPEATA from the coding sequence ATGAAATCCGACGATTCCTCCGCACGCAGTCCCGCCCGCCCATCGACGTCCGGCTCGCCGGTTGCCGTCAGCATGGAAGGCGTGGTCGCGAAGTACCGCGAGCAGACCATCCTGCACGATCTGTCGCTCAAAATCGGTCAAGGCGAATTCATCACGCTGCTCGGCCCCTCGGGTTGCGGCAAGACCACGCTGCTCAATCTGATTGCAGGCTTCACGCAGGCGAATAATGGCGAGATCTTTATCGACGGCAATCTCGTCACCGACCTGCCACCGCACGAGCGCGAAATCGGCATCGTGTTCCAGAACTACGCGTTGTTTCCGCACATGGATGTCGCGCGCAATATCGGTTACGGGCTGCGCATGCGCGGCGTGCCGAACGCCGAAATCGCGCAGCGCGTGGAAGCGGCCATGCAGCTCGTCAAGCTGGGCGGGCTCGGCCATCGCAAGCCGCGCGAACTTTCGGGCGGCCAGCAGCAGCGCGTCGCGCTCGCACGCGCGCTGGTCATCAAGCCGAAGGTGCTTCTGCTCGACGAACCGTTCTCGGCGCTCGACAAGAGCCTGCGCGGCGCGATGCAGGTGGAGATTCGCGAGATCCAGCGCGAACTCGGCGTAACGACCGTGTTCGTCACGCACGATCAGGGCGAAGCGCTCAGCATGTCTGATCGCATCGCGGTGATGTCGCGCGGACGCATTTGCCAGATCGCCACGCCCGACGAGGTGTATCGCCGCCCGACCGATCCGTTCGTGGCGTCGTTCCTCGGCGACGTGAACATCCTGCCCTCGCATTTTCACGGCGAAGACGCCACGCATCTGCATCTGCGCCTCGGCGGTGGTATCGTGAGCCTGGAGCGCGAGCGCCTCGTGGGCGGGGAGCACGGCGGCGGCCGCATGGATATTTACGTGCGCCCCGAACATATTCACTTCGAGCCGCTGGGGGCGGATTCGGTGCTCACGGGCACCGTGGTCAATCACGTGTTCCAAGGCGACCACGTCGATACCTATGTCGATATAAACGTCGTCGCCGACGGTTCCCAGCGCGTCATGGTGCGCACGTCAGGCCTCGATTCGATCGAGCGCTTCCCGATCGGCACGGTCACCGCGCTGGCGCTGCCGCCGCGCAACATGACCGTATTCCCCGAAGCCACAGCTTGA
- a CDS encoding NAD(P)H-quinone oxidoreductase, whose product MMIPLSMQAVVAREPGGPEVLALAERAVPTPGPGQVLLRVRAAGVNRPDIMQREGRAKPAPGATDVLGLEACGEVAACGAGVHRFAPGARVMALLPGGGYAPWCLADANHCLPVPATLDDAEAAALPEGLFTIWHNLFELGALKMGETVLIHGAAGGIGTLAIRMAHAAGATVIATAARSDRLDTLRDMGAALALSYRETDFVAACDEATQGRGVDVVLDMVGGDYVRRNLDALAFGGRHLSLSFLQGSQVNIELLTLMQKQLSLHSSTLRPQADEEKSRMARLIERHVLPLVADGRVRPRVHQRLALAEASEAHRLLECGDVFGKLALVP is encoded by the coding sequence ATGATGATTCCACTTTCCATGCAAGCCGTCGTCGCCCGCGAACCGGGTGGCCCCGAAGTGCTCGCGCTCGCCGAGCGCGCCGTGCCTACGCCCGGCCCCGGTCAGGTGCTGCTACGCGTGCGCGCGGCGGGCGTCAACCGGCCCGACATCATGCAGCGCGAAGGCCGCGCCAAACCCGCGCCCGGCGCCACCGATGTGCTCGGTCTCGAAGCGTGCGGCGAAGTCGCCGCGTGCGGCGCCGGCGTGCACCGCTTCGCACCGGGCGCGCGCGTCATGGCACTGTTGCCCGGCGGCGGTTACGCGCCGTGGTGCCTCGCCGACGCGAATCACTGCCTGCCCGTGCCCGCCACGCTCGACGACGCTGAAGCCGCCGCGTTACCCGAAGGCCTGTTCACCATCTGGCACAACCTGTTCGAACTCGGCGCACTCAAGATGGGCGAAACCGTGCTGATTCACGGCGCGGCCGGCGGTATCGGCACCCTTGCGATTCGCATGGCGCACGCGGCGGGCGCGACCGTCATCGCCACGGCCGCACGCAGCGACCGGCTCGACACGCTGCGCGACATGGGCGCGGCGCTCGCGCTCTCTTATCGCGAGACCGACTTCGTCGCGGCATGCGACGAAGCCACTCAGGGGCGCGGCGTCGACGTCGTGCTCGACATGGTCGGCGGTGATTACGTGCGCCGCAATCTCGACGCACTCGCATTTGGTGGACGTCATCTCAGCCTCTCGTTCCTGCAGGGCTCGCAAGTCAACATCGAATTACTGACGCTCATGCAAAAGCAACTGAGCCTGCATTCGTCCACGCTGCGCCCGCAAGCCGACGAAGAAAAATCCCGTATGGCGCGCCTAATCGAGCGCCACGTGCTGCCACTCGTCGCCGACGGCCGCGTGCGTCCGCGTGTGCACCAACGCTTAGCGCTCGCCGAAGCTTCCGAAGCGCATCGTCTGCTCGAATGCGGCGACGTGTTCGGCAAACTGGCGCTCGTGCCATGA
- a CDS encoding SDR family NAD(P)-dependent oxidoreductase, with protein sequence MTSSTNGFALITGASAGIGAIYADRLARRGFDLILVARNQARLNALAERLTKETGRSIETIAADLNDKAALAKIETLLREDPRITMLVNNAGVGSVASVLDGHVDSMESMINLNITALTRLTYAVAPAFVAKGSGTIINISSVVGIAVELLNGVYSASKSYVLSFGHALQRDLAGKGVRVQTVLPAATATDFWDVAGYAKQKEAASTMTADDLVDAALAGLDQGELVTIPTLHDGDDWTKWEADRRALAPRFANAKAAPRYTSNATPAQ encoded by the coding sequence ATGACTTCCTCTACGAACGGTTTCGCGCTGATCACGGGCGCATCGGCTGGCATTGGCGCCATCTACGCTGATCGTCTCGCCAGGCGCGGCTTCGACCTTATTCTGGTGGCACGCAACCAGGCCCGACTGAACGCTCTCGCAGAGCGTCTTACGAAAGAGACCGGCCGCTCGATCGAAACGATTGCCGCCGATCTCAACGACAAGGCTGCGCTCGCGAAAATCGAGACCCTGCTTCGCGAAGACCCGCGCATCACGATGCTGGTGAACAACGCGGGCGTCGGCTCGGTCGCATCGGTTCTCGATGGTCACGTCGACTCCATGGAGTCGATGATCAACCTGAATATCACGGCACTGACGCGTCTCACCTACGCGGTTGCGCCCGCGTTCGTCGCCAAAGGCTCGGGCACCATCATCAACATCAGTTCGGTGGTCGGCATTGCAGTCGAGCTGCTGAACGGCGTGTACAGCGCCTCGAAATCGTACGTGCTGAGCTTCGGCCATGCGCTTCAGCGCGACCTCGCAGGCAAGGGCGTGCGTGTGCAGACCGTGCTGCCGGCAGCGACGGCAACCGATTTCTGGGACGTCGCCGGCTATGCGAAGCAAAAGGAAGCCGCGAGCACGATGACAGCCGACGATCTGGTGGATGCCGCGCTCGCGGGCCTGGATCAGGGTGAACTCGTGACCATCCCGACGCTGCACGATGGTGACGACTGGACGAAGTGGGAAGCCGACCGTCGCGCGCTGGCTCCCCGGTTCGCGAACGCCAAGGCCGCGCCGCGCTACACGTCGAACGCCACGCCCGCCCAGTAG
- a CDS encoding glutathione S-transferase, whose product MQLLHAPTSPYVRKVMVSAHLLGLAERIALLPSAANPIVRDSRIAAHNPLAKVPTLILANGHALYDSRVICEYLDSLAPAYGLFPQSGPLRWLALSHQALGDGLLDAALLARYEYTARKAEKQSHDWRAAQLTKVHACLAEIEKDAPALATEHLTIGEVTLGCSLGYLDFRFPELAWRDAHPESARWHAQVHALPALQVTLPYEL is encoded by the coding sequence ATGCAACTGCTCCACGCGCCCACTTCGCCCTATGTCCGCAAGGTCATGGTCAGCGCGCACCTTTTGGGACTCGCCGAACGCATCGCGCTGCTGCCGAGCGCCGCGAATCCGATCGTACGCGACAGCCGCATTGCCGCGCACAATCCGCTCGCGAAAGTGCCCACGTTGATTCTCGCCAACGGGCACGCGCTCTACGACAGCCGCGTGATCTGCGAATATCTCGACAGTCTTGCGCCCGCCTACGGTTTGTTTCCGCAGAGCGGCCCGCTGCGTTGGCTCGCGCTTAGCCATCAAGCGCTCGGCGACGGCCTGCTCGACGCCGCCCTGCTAGCGCGCTACGAATACACGGCGCGCAAGGCCGAAAAACAATCGCACGACTGGCGCGCCGCGCAGTTGACGAAGGTACACGCGTGCCTTGCGGAGATTGAAAAAGACGCGCCCGCGCTCGCCACGGAACACCTCACCATCGGCGAAGTCACGCTCGGCTGCTCGCTGGGCTACCTTGACTTCCGCTTTCCTGAACTCGCATGGCGCGACGCCCATCCCGAATCGGCGCGCTGGCATGCTCAGGTTCACGCGCTGCCCGCCCTGCAAGTCACACTTCCTTACGAGCTTTGA
- a CDS encoding type II 3-dehydroquinate dehydratase, with product MTDISSTQTVWFLNGPNANLYGLDANHVYGSDSYLTLKARCEGKAASLGLALNFVQSNWEGQLVDWIQEARGTASGIIINAAGLTYSSVPILDALLSFPGKIVEVHMSNIWRRESFRHHSYISKAADGVIAGLGGDGYEFAIEAMSRLIQRPV from the coding sequence ATGACCGACATTTCTTCGACGCAAACCGTCTGGTTTCTGAACGGCCCCAACGCGAATCTCTACGGGCTCGACGCCAACCACGTGTATGGCAGCGACAGCTATCTCACGCTCAAGGCTCGCTGCGAAGGGAAGGCCGCCTCGCTCGGGCTCGCGCTAAATTTCGTGCAATCGAACTGGGAGGGCCAACTGGTCGACTGGATTCAGGAAGCGCGCGGCACGGCCAGCGGCATCATCATCAACGCGGCGGGCCTGACCTATTCTTCCGTGCCCATTCTCGACGCGCTGCTGTCCTTCCCCGGAAAGATCGTTGAAGTGCATATGAGCAACATCTGGCGCCGCGAGAGCTTCCGGCATCACTCGTATATTTCGAAAGCCGCCGACGGCGTGATCGCCGGTTTGGGCGGCGACGGCTACGAGTTTGCCATCGAGGCCATGTCCCGTTTGATCCAGCGCCCGGTATGA
- the argE gene encoding acetylornithine deacetylase has protein sequence MNTLSSKAMLAKLVGFPTVSRDSNLALVEFIQAYLSDVGVESELFYDAERTKANLFATIGPVKDGGIVLSGHTDVVPVDGQNWTVTPFELTERDGRLYGRGTADMKGYLASVLTAVPLFVERARSGSLAVPLHLAFSYDEEIGCVGVRPLLAALQERGLRPRVCIIGEPTEMQPVLGHKGKMAVRCCVRGAACHSAYAPYGVNAIHYASRLIGKLEEIGETLAHPEHRDDRFDPPFSTVQAGLIRGGRALNIVPAECDFDFEVRAVPGFDIGSVARELETYASETLLPKMRAVQPDTDIRFEELNAYPGLATDPDSDGARLIASISGVQAETRAFGTVAFGTEGGLYDAAGIPAVVCGPGSMDQGHKPDEFVTLEQLARCDAMMVRLANELGCTGVVELNR, from the coding sequence ATGAATACGCTTTCGAGCAAGGCCATGCTGGCGAAGCTGGTGGGATTCCCGACCGTGAGCCGCGATTCGAACCTCGCGCTCGTCGAATTCATTCAGGCTTATTTGAGCGATGTCGGCGTCGAGAGTGAGTTGTTCTATGACGCGGAGCGCACGAAAGCCAATCTTTTCGCGACGATTGGGCCGGTGAAAGATGGCGGCATCGTGCTCTCGGGACACACCGACGTTGTACCCGTGGACGGACAGAACTGGACTGTCACGCCGTTCGAACTCACCGAGAGAGACGGTCGCCTCTACGGACGCGGTACCGCCGACATGAAAGGCTATCTCGCCTCGGTGCTGACGGCCGTGCCGCTGTTCGTCGAGCGTGCCCGGTCGGGATCGCTCGCGGTGCCGCTACATCTCGCGTTTTCGTACGACGAAGAGATTGGTTGCGTGGGCGTACGACCGTTGTTGGCGGCATTGCAGGAGCGCGGTCTTCGGCCGCGCGTATGCATCATTGGCGAACCGACAGAGATGCAGCCGGTGCTCGGCCATAAAGGGAAGATGGCGGTGCGCTGCTGCGTGCGCGGCGCGGCGTGTCATTCGGCGTATGCGCCGTATGGCGTCAATGCCATTCACTATGCGTCGCGCTTGATCGGAAAACTCGAGGAGATCGGCGAAACGCTCGCGCATCCTGAGCATCGCGACGATCGGTTCGACCCGCCGTTTTCGACCGTGCAAGCGGGGCTGATTCGCGGCGGACGCGCGCTCAATATCGTGCCGGCCGAGTGCGATTTCGACTTCGAAGTGCGTGCGGTGCCAGGCTTCGACATAGGCAGCGTGGCGCGGGAACTCGAAACCTATGCGAGCGAGACGCTCTTGCCCAAAATGCGCGCGGTGCAACCGGATACCGACATTCGTTTCGAGGAGCTCAACGCCTATCCGGGACTCGCCACCGACCCGGACAGCGACGGCGCGCGGCTGATCGCGTCGATCAGCGGCGTGCAGGCAGAAACGCGTGCGTTCGGCACCGTGGCGTTCGGTACGGAAGGCGGGTTGTACGACGCCGCCGGCATTCCTGCGGTAGTGTGCGGCCCCGGCAGCATGGATCAAGGACACAAGCCCGACGAGTTTGTCACGCTGGAACAACTTGCGCGTTGCGATGCGATGATGGTGCGGCTCGCGAATGAGCTTGGCTGCACGGGCGTTGTCGAGTTAAATCGCTGA
- a CDS encoding flavin-containing monooxygenase, with protein MSVEAIDTLVIGAGQSGIAMSEHLTQMNVPHIVLERKRVAERWRSERWDSLVANGPAWHDRFPNLEFDDVGPDVFPPKERMAQYFEDYAKMIKAPVRTGVEVRHVKRCENRPGFIIATSEGVIEAQRVVAATGPFQVPQYPNIVPADAGIQQLHSSAYKNPGQLEDGAVLVVGGGASGSQIAEELRASGRTVYLSIGEHYRPPRSYRDRDYVWWLGVLGKWDEIKIKPKKKHVAFAVSGYDGGKTMDFRRLAHSGITVLGLTKGYENGVLHIADDLAANIAEGDEAYFDVLRDADAYVERNGLDLPPEPEAWNLLDNPACIVQPILQLDLAKAGVKTILWATGFKFDFSWLDVDAFDENGMPFHKRGISAETGVYFLGLPELTNRASSFIYGVWHDAKYIADHIALQRSYLAYQKA; from the coding sequence ATGTCAGTTGAAGCAATCGATACGCTGGTGATCGGCGCCGGACAGTCCGGAATTGCCATGAGCGAGCACCTCACGCAGATGAACGTCCCTCATATCGTTCTTGAACGCAAGCGCGTGGCGGAACGCTGGCGCTCGGAGCGCTGGGATTCGCTGGTCGCCAACGGCCCGGCGTGGCACGACCGCTTTCCGAACCTCGAATTCGACGATGTCGGCCCGGACGTCTTCCCGCCGAAGGAGCGCATGGCGCAATACTTCGAGGATTACGCGAAGATGATCAAGGCACCAGTGCGTACCGGCGTGGAAGTCAGGCACGTGAAGCGCTGCGAGAATCGGCCTGGCTTTATCATCGCGACTTCGGAAGGCGTGATCGAGGCGCAGCGCGTGGTGGCCGCGACCGGTCCATTTCAGGTGCCGCAATATCCGAACATCGTTCCCGCCGATGCAGGCATTCAGCAACTTCATTCGTCGGCGTATAAAAATCCGGGTCAACTCGAAGACGGCGCAGTGCTGGTCGTGGGCGGCGGCGCGTCGGGTTCGCAGATCGCGGAAGAACTGCGTGCGAGCGGCAGAACCGTGTATCTCTCGATCGGCGAGCATTACCGTCCGCCGCGTTCGTATCGTGACCGCGACTACGTGTGGTGGTTGGGTGTACTCGGCAAGTGGGACGAGATCAAGATCAAGCCGAAGAAGAAGCACGTGGCGTTCGCCGTGAGCGGCTACGACGGCGGCAAGACGATGGACTTTCGCCGTCTCGCGCACAGCGGCATCACGGTGCTCGGTTTGACGAAGGGCTACGAGAACGGCGTGCTGCATATTGCCGACGATCTCGCTGCGAACATCGCCGAGGGCGACGAGGCCTATTTCGACGTGCTGCGCGATGCCGATGCCTATGTCGAGCGTAACGGTCTTGATCTGCCGCCTGAACCCGAAGCGTGGAATCTGCTCGACAATCCCGCATGTATCGTGCAGCCGATTCTTCAACTCGATCTCGCGAAGGCGGGCGTGAAGACGATTCTTTGGGCCACGGGTTTCAAGTTCGATTTCAGCTGGCTGGACGTGGACGCCTTCGACGAAAACGGTATGCCGTTCCACAAGCGCGGCATTTCGGCGGAAACCGGTGTGTACTTTTTGGGTCTGCCAGAATTGACCAATCGTGCTTCGTCGTTTATCTACGGCGTGTGGCACGACGCGAAATACATTGCTGATCACATTGCACTCCAGCGCAGTTACCTGGCGTATCAAAAGGCGTGA
- a CDS encoding GlxA family transcriptional regulator, producing the protein MHTVGLVVYPNFQSLALAVASVFEYANLLRGEAAYEFSIVSEHGGPVASSQGFSVHSEPLAAEGYDTLIVAGDNECRLPSAALVDYLREAPRRSRRIASICTGAFVLAAAGLLEGKRATTHWFHARDFQKQYPNVQLEEDRIFVVDGQIWTSAGMSAGVDLALAIVENDFGLDTSRMVARKLVLYQRRGGGQSQFSALLEMGPRSDRVQMALAYASENLASDLSVERLAEAARLSPRQFSRVFREETGQSPAKAVERLRVEAARLMMETTRHPIEIVARETGFGDRERMRQAFLRAFGQPPQTIQRASGVTPLAL; encoded by the coding sequence ATGCATACCGTCGGACTCGTCGTCTATCCCAACTTCCAGTCGCTCGCGCTCGCTGTGGCGAGCGTCTTCGAATACGCCAATCTGCTGCGCGGCGAAGCTGCTTACGAGTTCAGCATCGTGTCCGAGCACGGCGGACCTGTCGCTTCGTCCCAGGGGTTTTCGGTTCATAGCGAACCACTTGCCGCAGAGGGCTACGACACCCTCATCGTGGCGGGCGACAACGAATGCCGCCTTCCCTCGGCTGCGCTGGTGGATTACCTTCGGGAAGCGCCGCGCCGGTCACGGCGAATTGCGTCGATCTGTACCGGTGCATTTGTTCTGGCTGCTGCAGGTCTGCTGGAAGGAAAGCGCGCAACGACACACTGGTTCCACGCGCGTGACTTCCAGAAGCAGTATCCGAACGTGCAGCTCGAAGAAGACCGCATCTTCGTGGTGGATGGACAGATCTGGACCTCGGCCGGCATGAGCGCCGGCGTGGATCTCGCGCTTGCGATCGTTGAAAACGACTTCGGGCTTGACACGTCGCGCATGGTCGCGCGCAAGCTCGTGCTTTATCAGCGTCGCGGTGGCGGTCAGTCGCAGTTCTCGGCGCTGCTGGAAATGGGTCCGCGCTCAGACCGCGTTCAGATGGCACTTGCCTACGCGAGCGAAAACCTGGCGAGCGATTTGTCGGTCGAGCGGCTGGCCGAAGCAGCACGGCTCAGTCCGCGTCAGTTCAGCCGCGTGTTTCGTGAGGAAACGGGTCAATCGCCCGCGAAGGCAGTCGAGCGGCTTCGCGTTGAAGCCGCTCGACTGATGATGGAGACGACTCGTCACCCGATCGAGATCGTTGCGCGAGAGACAGGCTTTGGTGACCGGGAGCGGATGCGTCAAGCGTTCCTGCGTGCATTCGGTCAGCCACCGCAAACCATACAGCGGGCGTCGGGTGTCACACCCCTTGCGCTTTAA